In Bacteroidia bacterium, a genomic segment contains:
- a CDS encoding cyclic nucleotide-binding domain-containing protein — protein sequence MAITLNFSEFHSACSENRIYQAFNDDERWSLYKLAFKKYFKKGSVVFYSSERNNAEFYIVENGELELNLNSGKEKLYRRGDLFGEISVINGSARMGTMTALYSKRLGMRKPNDLKFGGNEGF from the coding sequence ATGGCCATTACATTAAATTTTTCTGAATTTCATTCTGCTTGTAGTGAAAATAGAATTTATCAAGCATTTAATGACGATGAAAGATGGAGTTTATATAAGCTTGCTTTTAAAAAGTATTTTAAAAAGGGATCTGTTGTTTTTTATTCCTCGGAACGAAATAATGCCGAATTCTATATTGTAGAAAATGGAGAGTTAGAGTTAAACCTAAATAGTGGGAAGGAGAAACTATACAGGCGAGGTGATTTATTTGGAGAGATATCAGTTATCAACGGAAGTGCAAGAATGGGTACAATGACTGCATTATACTCAAAGCGTTTAGGAATGCGGAAGCCCAATGATTTGAAATTTGGGGGTAATGAGGGTTTTTAG
- a CDS encoding IS630 family transposase: MGKLSQEERSKLQVLRKGHKDKRVYIKVTAILLLDQGYRAEEVGNILGIDGDTVNRYLKRYSEVPLEDYLRDNYVGKAPKLSSDQLDLLSEELRTYLYLTLGEIRDYVYQTYAVKYAKEGMRDLVHRLGFRYKKTRPVPCKADPEKQQAWVNQFDQEMAALSEDEEIYFIDGVHPMHNTRPESGWIKKGEDYELPANSGRQRLNLNGAVCIQHPERIFRVETERISYEANIELFAKMLEARAGKRLIVYADNAKYNHAVALKTWIADHRDRIELRHLPPYSPNLNPIERLWKFMKKEVINSFFYPTFQEFRAGIRAFFDNIATCAEKLKTLITPKFQIIGLPHS, translated from the coding sequence ATGGGAAAACTAAGTCAAGAAGAAAGAAGCAAGCTACAGGTCCTCCGGAAGGGCCACAAAGACAAACGGGTGTACATCAAGGTGACGGCGATCCTATTGCTTGACCAAGGATATCGTGCAGAAGAAGTGGGCAATATATTAGGCATAGATGGGGATACCGTGAATCGGTACCTGAAGCGGTATTCCGAAGTTCCGCTCGAAGATTACCTTCGGGACAACTACGTGGGGAAAGCCCCGAAGCTTTCGTCCGATCAGTTAGATCTTCTATCGGAGGAACTCCGCACCTACCTGTACCTGACGCTGGGGGAAATCCGGGACTATGTGTATCAGACCTATGCGGTCAAATACGCGAAGGAGGGGATGCGGGATTTGGTTCACCGGTTGGGTTTCCGCTACAAGAAAACCCGCCCCGTTCCCTGCAAAGCAGATCCTGAAAAACAGCAAGCGTGGGTGAACCAATTTGATCAAGAAATGGCAGCACTCTCTGAGGATGAGGAGATTTACTTTATTGACGGGGTGCATCCGATGCACAACACGCGTCCCGAGTCAGGCTGGATCAAAAAAGGGGAAGACTACGAACTACCGGCCAACTCGGGCCGCCAGCGATTGAACCTCAATGGGGCGGTCTGCATCCAACATCCCGAACGCATATTCCGCGTGGAGACAGAGCGGATTAGCTATGAAGCGAACATCGAATTGTTTGCAAAAATGCTGGAAGCACGCGCTGGCAAGCGGCTCATCGTTTATGCCGATAACGCAAAATACAACCACGCCGTTGCGCTCAAAACCTGGATTGCTGACCATAGGGACCGAATCGAATTGCGCCACCTGCCGCCCTATTCCCCCAATTTAAACCCCATCGAACGACTCTGGAAATTCATGAAAAAGGAAGTCATTAACAGCTTTTTTTACCCCACCTTTCAGGAATTTCGCGCAGGCATCCGGGCTTTTTTTGACAATATTGCCACCTGTGCAGAAAAACTAAAAACCCTCATTACCCCCAAATTTCAAATCATTGGGCTTCCGCATTCCTAA
- a CDS encoding cold shock domain-containing protein, whose translation MADSFSKKDREKKRKKRKEDKAEKMEMRKSDGKKGNDIMYVDEFGNLTSSPPDPRNKTKIRKEDIDVSVPKKETLESVDTVRNGMVKFFNSEKGYGFIVDDVTGESYFTHVNNLIDQVMEQDRVSFEIGSGPKGPIALDVRLRGGN comes from the coding sequence ATGGCAGACAGTTTCAGTAAAAAAGACAGAGAAAAAAAGAGAAAAAAGCGCAAAGAGGATAAAGCGGAGAAAATGGAAATGCGGAAAAGTGATGGAAAAAAGGGAAATGATATTATGTATGTGGATGAATTTGGAAACCTGACATCATCTCCTCCCGATCCCCGGAATAAAACAAAAATCAGAAAAGAAGATATTGACGTCTCTGTCCCTAAAAAAGAAACACTGGAATCTGTAGATACTGTGCGAAATGGGATGGTGAAATTTTTTAATTCTGAAAAAGGATATGGTTTTATCGTGGATGACGTCACCGGCGAAAGCTACTTCACCCACGTCAATAATCTTATTGACCAGGTAATGGAACAAGATAGGGTTTCCTTCGAAATTGGCAGCGGCCCAAAAGGTCCCATCGCCCTTGATGTGAGACTGAGAGGCGGAAATTGA
- a CDS encoding alpha/beta hydrolase — MPSRQHERMKSGAFHLHQWLSLDLASLSRIRRFVNFAKYALRMPSDVAAEPLKIGKIPAEWLIPKGVKNTKNAPILLFFHGGGYLVGSLDSHRGMVARIAQELGWCVIHVDYRLAPEHPFPAALEDAIAAWKWLLEQGYDPAKIAIAGDSAGGGLAISAMVKMKALGLPLPFSAVCLSPWVDLTFSGHSAVAFAKHDPIIIVPQVHRWALAYAGPHELDYPEISPLYADLRGLPPTLIQASDLEVLTDDAQRLKDQMEAAGVEVTLQVWEETMHVWQLFWRTVPEAQEAIEAIARFLKEG, encoded by the coding sequence ATGCCCAGTCGCCAACATGAAAGAATGAAGTCTGGTGCCTTCCATTTGCACCAGTGGCTGAGCCTGGATCTGGCCAGTCTTTCGCGCATCCGTCGATTTGTCAACTTTGCCAAATACGCGCTCCGTATGCCTTCGGACGTAGCGGCAGAGCCGCTGAAAATTGGTAAAATTCCAGCTGAGTGGTTGATTCCCAAAGGCGTAAAAAATACCAAAAATGCGCCAATACTCCTGTTTTTTCACGGTGGGGGGTATCTGGTCGGTTCGCTCGACTCACACCGGGGAATGGTTGCGCGCATTGCGCAGGAACTTGGCTGGTGTGTCATTCATGTAGACTATCGGCTGGCGCCGGAGCATCCATTTCCCGCAGCATTGGAAGATGCAATAGCAGCCTGGAAGTGGTTGCTGGAGCAGGGGTATGATCCTGCGAAGATCGCGATAGCCGGAGACTCAGCCGGAGGCGGGCTTGCCATTTCGGCCATGGTAAAGATGAAAGCGCTTGGCCTTCCTTTGCCGTTTTCGGCGGTATGTTTGTCTCCGTGGGTGGATCTGACATTTAGCGGGCATTCGGCGGTAGCCTTTGCCAAACACGATCCCATTATCATTGTGCCGCAGGTACACCGGTGGGCGCTGGCGTATGCTGGTCCGCACGAACTCGACTATCCCGAGATATCACCCCTCTACGCCGACCTGCGGGGCCTGCCCCCAACCCTGATCCAGGCCAGCGACCTGGAAGTACTCACCGATGACGCCCAACGCCTCAAAGACCAGATGGAAGCCGCCGGAGTTGAAGTTACGCTCCAGGTATGGGAAGAAACTATGCATGTCTGGCAATTATTCTGGCGCACTGTACCCGAAGCGCAGGAAGCGATTGAGGCTATTGCCAGATTTTTGAAGGAGGGGTAG
- the lspA gene encoding signal peptidase II — protein sequence MQLSKLARLALVLGIVMINVGCDQITKSIVREKIDEYEQIELIGENFILTKVENTGAFLSAGSGLSPALRKVTLVILPGIVMLLLLGMVAFRDKIETPVIFFMCFMIGGGIGNLIDRVAYGSVTDFLHIDLGLVRTGVFNMADMSIMFGGIGILIYSWRQKAKQKAEEKPGETSGEKSEENTGEL from the coding sequence ATGCAACTATCAAAACTCGCTCGGCTGGCCCTGGTTCTGGGGATCGTTATGATAAACGTAGGCTGTGATCAGATCACAAAATCTATCGTAAGAGAAAAAATCGACGAATACGAGCAAATTGAGCTGATTGGCGAAAATTTCATCCTCACAAAGGTAGAAAACACGGGAGCATTTTTAAGTGCGGGATCGGGTTTGTCTCCTGCGCTCAGAAAAGTTACGCTGGTCATTCTTCCGGGTATCGTCATGCTGTTGTTATTGGGAATGGTAGCCTTTCGCGATAAAATAGAAACACCCGTAATATTTTTTATGTGTTTTATGATTGGGGGAGGTATCGGCAATCTTATCGACAGAGTTGCTTACGGCTCAGTTACGGACTTCCTGCATATTGACCTTGGGTTGGTGCGAACGGGTGTATTCAATATGGCGGATATGTCGATTATGTTTGGGGGAATAGGAATTTTAATTTATTCCTGGCGGCAAAAAGCAAAACAAAAAGCAGAAGAAAAGCCGGGAGAAACGTCGGGAGAAAAATCCGAAGAAAATACCGGTGAGTTATAA
- a CDS encoding ATP-binding protein: MSITDCELIAFDGRLLFSDKIMDSKISLSIFKGLVSYVIGYLDEEYVYATENIIKKGEGVTIEFKESMSKIGKPDIIKTICAFLNTRGGTILLGINDASRVVGIKVGSLKEIDNYKQSIIQLIRDKVGAPFTTNIHFNTEKIDNKILLRINCIPSGVPAILEDNGLQFFYMRSGPANIQAPNIKEVISYYKKRFESVKN; the protein is encoded by the coding sequence TTGAGTATAACAGATTGTGAGTTAATCGCTTTTGATGGGAGACTTCTATTTTCTGATAAAATTATGGATTCAAAGATTTCGCTTTCAATATTTAAAGGCTTAGTAAGTTATGTAATTGGTTATTTGGATGAGGAATACGTTTATGCAACTGAAAATATTATTAAAAAAGGTGAGGGAGTAACTATAGAATTCAAAGAATCAATGAGCAAAATTGGTAAACCTGATATTATTAAGACAATTTGTGCTTTTTTGAACACTAGAGGGGGGACAATTTTGCTTGGGATTAACGATGCTTCTAGGGTGGTGGGTATTAAGGTAGGATCTCTCAAAGAGATTGATAATTACAAGCAAAGTATTATTCAATTGATAAGAGATAAAGTAGGAGCTCCGTTTACTACAAACATCCATTTTAATACTGAGAAAATAGATAATAAAATACTTCTTAGGATTAATTGTATTCCATCTGGGGTTCCGGCCATTTTAGAAGATAATGGATTACAATTTTTTTATATGCGTTCAGGGCCTGCAAATATCCAAGCTCCTAATATTAAAGAGGTAATTTCCTATTATAAAAAAAGATTTGAATCAGTAAAGAATTGA